One genomic segment of Hevea brasiliensis isolate MT/VB/25A 57/8 chromosome 3, ASM3005281v1, whole genome shotgun sequence includes these proteins:
- the LOC110663709 gene encoding heat stress transcription factor A-6b isoform X1: protein MNPEDQKSSKSPLKPSHSSSTTEPETTPSLLQPLMGSQLFPPGSLSMEDMSYSGSPLSASLPSPLEEFGAFSAIEQSVYSPSEMCEFGANPLSERSPTRPSCGGYTADDSEENIGVPQPLASLQENPIPPFLSKTYDLVNDQTLDPIISWGNTGESFVVWDPVEFARVILPRNFKHNNFSSFVRQLNTYGFRKIDSDKWEFANEAFRRGERHLLKNIQRRKSPQSQQVGSYTGPSTEVGKSELESEVERLRKERSMMMQEVVELQQQQHGAVHHIEAVNQRLQGAEQRQKQMISFLARLFQNPSFLARLRQNKKQGDIGSSRMKKKFVKHKQHEPGQSESPVEGQIVNYRPEWTNFSSSTVVPTLNLVPVEQSPDYILREMVEMGQDAEAMAFQIENVPPDEFAISDELAMAQGFIKSPQQFQEGTSNLGSEDPQITGKNVISTEQEVAPEYLDSFPEDLAVQKNLPEFSSTGIEGIVKQEDVWSVGFDNQAGMSSSNQELWGNLANYDVPELGSTCSFSDIWDLGSAQVAGSSGVQKWLADENLVDEPESHAGQPKHDISNNIDP, encoded by the exons ATGAAcccagaagaccaaaaatcctcaAAATCGCCCCTTAAGCCTTCCCATTCATCTTCCACAACGGAGCCGGAGACGACGCCGTCCTTGTTACAGCCATTGATGGGTTCTCAACTGTTCCCTCCTGGGTCTTTGAGTATGGAGGATATGAGCTACTCTGGGTCTCCTTTATCTGCGTCACTCCCTTCTCCTTTAGAGGAGTTTGGAGCATTCTCTGCTATAGAACAATCAGTTTATTCTCCTTCAGAGATGTGTGAATTCGGAGCAAATCCTCTATCTGAAAGGTCTCCTACTAGACCGTCTTGTGGAGGATATACAGCTGATGACTCGGAGGAGAACATTGGAGTGCCGCAGCCTCTTGCGAGTTTACAGGAGAATCCAATACCGCCGTTTCTGTCGAAAACTTATGATCTCGTGAATGATCAGACGCTGGACCCCATTATCTCGTGGGGAAACACGGGGGAGAGCTTCGTGGTTTGGGACCCGGTGGAATTCGCTAGGGTCATACTGCCTCGGAATTTCAAGCACAACAATTTCTCCAGTTTTGTTCGGCAACTTAATACTTAT GGGTTCCGCAAGATTGATAGTGATAAGTGGGAATTCGCCAATGAAGCTTTCCGGCGAGGTGAGAGGCATCTGTTGAAGAATATACAGAGGCGCAAGTCACCCCAATCCCAGCAGGTTGGTAGCTACACTGGGCCTTCTACTGAAGTAGGAAAGTCAGAACTGGAAAGTGAAGTAGAAAGATTGAGGAAAGAGAGGAGCATGATGATGCAAGAGGTTGTAGAACTGCAGCAGCAGCAGCATGGAGCTGTTCATCATATAGAAGCAGTGAATCAAAGGCTTCAGGGAGCAGAGCAGAGGCAGAAGCAGATGATTTCATTCCTGGCAAGGTTGTTCCAGAATCCATCGTTCTTGGCCCGCCTTAGGCAAAATAAGAAACAGGGAGATATTGGTTCATCAAGGATGAAGAAGAAGTTTGTCAAGCACAAGCAACATGAGCCAGGTCAATCTGAATCACCTGTGGAAGGGCAGATTGTGAATTACAGACCAGAGTGGACAAATTTCTCATCATCCACTGTAGTCCCAACTCTAAACCTTGTTCCTGTTGAACAATCTCCTGACTACATCTTACGAGAGATGGTAGAAATGGGTCAAGATGCTGAAGCCATGGCTTTTCAAATTGAGAATGTTCCACCAGATGAGTTTGCCATATCAGATGAACTAGCAATGGCACAAGGATTTATCAAAAGCCCGCAGCAGTTTCAAGAAGGCACCTCAAACTTGGGAAGTGAAGATCCCCAGATTACAGGAAAGAATGTTATCAGTACAGAACAAGAAGTTGCTCCTGAATATTTGGATTCATTCCCTGAGGATTTGGCAGTACAGAAGAATCTTCCAGAATTTTCATCTACTGGGATTGAAGGCATTGTGAAACAAGAGGATGTATGGAGCGTGGGATTCGACAACCAAGCTGGTATGTCTAGTTCTAACCAAGAGTTATGGGGTAATCTTGCCAACTATGATGTGCCAGAGTTAGGATCAACCTGTAGTTTTTCAGATATCTGGGATTTAGGTTCTGCACAAGTGGCAGGAAGTTCAGGCGTTCAGAAGTGGTTGGCTGATGAAAACCTTGTTGATGAACCTGAGAGTCATGCTGGCCAGCCAAAACATGATATATCAAACAATATAGATCCATAG
- the LOC110663709 gene encoding heat stress transcription factor A-6b isoform X2 has protein sequence MNPEDQKSSKSPLKPSHSSSTTEPETTPSLLQPLMGSQLFPPGSLSMEDMSYSGSPLSASLPSPLEEFGAFSAIEQSVYSPSEMCEFGANPLSERSPTRPSCGGYTADDSEENIGVPQPLASLQENPIPPFLSKTYDLVNDQTLDPIISWGNTGESFVVWDPVEFARVILPRNFKHNNFSSFVRQLNTYGFRKIDSDKWEFANEAFRRGERHLLKNIQRRKSPQSQQVGSYTGPSTEVGKSELESEVERLRKERSMMMQEVVELQQQQHGAVHHIEAVNQRLQGAEQRQKQMISFLARLFQNPSFLARLRQNKKQGDIGSSRMKKKFVKHKQHEPGQSESPVEGQIVNYRPEWTNFSSSTVVPTLNLVPVEQSPDYILREMVEMGQDAEAMAFQIENVPPDEFAISDELAMAQGFIKSPQQFQEGTSNLGSEDPQITGKNVISTEQEVAPEYLDSFPEDLAVQKNLPEFSSTGIEGIVKQEDVWSVGFDNQAGAIIGMEHHTSVGLVLYSRCPGMNASGICEIVDIQQNS, from the exons ATGAAcccagaagaccaaaaatcctcaAAATCGCCCCTTAAGCCTTCCCATTCATCTTCCACAACGGAGCCGGAGACGACGCCGTCCTTGTTACAGCCATTGATGGGTTCTCAACTGTTCCCTCCTGGGTCTTTGAGTATGGAGGATATGAGCTACTCTGGGTCTCCTTTATCTGCGTCACTCCCTTCTCCTTTAGAGGAGTTTGGAGCATTCTCTGCTATAGAACAATCAGTTTATTCTCCTTCAGAGATGTGTGAATTCGGAGCAAATCCTCTATCTGAAAGGTCTCCTACTAGACCGTCTTGTGGAGGATATACAGCTGATGACTCGGAGGAGAACATTGGAGTGCCGCAGCCTCTTGCGAGTTTACAGGAGAATCCAATACCGCCGTTTCTGTCGAAAACTTATGATCTCGTGAATGATCAGACGCTGGACCCCATTATCTCGTGGGGAAACACGGGGGAGAGCTTCGTGGTTTGGGACCCGGTGGAATTCGCTAGGGTCATACTGCCTCGGAATTTCAAGCACAACAATTTCTCCAGTTTTGTTCGGCAACTTAATACTTAT GGGTTCCGCAAGATTGATAGTGATAAGTGGGAATTCGCCAATGAAGCTTTCCGGCGAGGTGAGAGGCATCTGTTGAAGAATATACAGAGGCGCAAGTCACCCCAATCCCAGCAGGTTGGTAGCTACACTGGGCCTTCTACTGAAGTAGGAAAGTCAGAACTGGAAAGTGAAGTAGAAAGATTGAGGAAAGAGAGGAGCATGATGATGCAAGAGGTTGTAGAACTGCAGCAGCAGCAGCATGGAGCTGTTCATCATATAGAAGCAGTGAATCAAAGGCTTCAGGGAGCAGAGCAGAGGCAGAAGCAGATGATTTCATTCCTGGCAAGGTTGTTCCAGAATCCATCGTTCTTGGCCCGCCTTAGGCAAAATAAGAAACAGGGAGATATTGGTTCATCAAGGATGAAGAAGAAGTTTGTCAAGCACAAGCAACATGAGCCAGGTCAATCTGAATCACCTGTGGAAGGGCAGATTGTGAATTACAGACCAGAGTGGACAAATTTCTCATCATCCACTGTAGTCCCAACTCTAAACCTTGTTCCTGTTGAACAATCTCCTGACTACATCTTACGAGAGATGGTAGAAATGGGTCAAGATGCTGAAGCCATGGCTTTTCAAATTGAGAATGTTCCACCAGATGAGTTTGCCATATCAGATGAACTAGCAATGGCACAAGGATTTATCAAAAGCCCGCAGCAGTTTCAAGAAGGCACCTCAAACTTGGGAAGTGAAGATCCCCAGATTACAGGAAAGAATGTTATCAGTACAGAACAAGAAGTTGCTCCTGAATATTTGGATTCATTCCCTGAGGATTTGGCAGTACAGAAGAATCTTCCAGAATTTTCATCTACTGGGATTGAAGGCATTGTGAAACAAGAGGATGTATGGAGCGTGGGATTCGACAACCAAGCTG GTGCAATCATTGGGATGGAGCATCATACTTCTGTTGGATTGGTGCTGTATTCTAGATGTCCTGGCATGAATGCTTCTG GCATCTGTGAAATTGTTGATATACAGCAGAATAGTTGA
- the LOC110663709 gene encoding heat stress transcription factor A-6b isoform X3, with protein MNPEDQKSSKSPLKPSHSSSTTEPETTPSLLQPLMGSQLFPPGSLSMEDMSYSGSPLSASLPSPLEEFGAFSAIEQSVYSPSEMCEFGANPLSERSPTRPSCGGYTADDSEENIGVPQPLASLQENPIPPFLSKTYDLVNDQTLDPIISWGNTGESFVVWDPVEFARVILPRNFKHNNFSSFVRQLNTYGFRKIDSDKWEFANEAFRRGERHLLKNIQRRKSPQSQQVGSYTGPSTEVGKSELESEVERLRKERSMMMQEVVELQQQQHGAVHHIEAVNQRLQGAEQRQKQMISFLARLFQNPSFLARLRQNKKQGDIGSSRMKKKFVKHKQHEPGQSESPVEGQIVNYRPEWTNFSSSTVVPTLNLVPVEQSPDYILREMVEMGQDAEAMAFQIENVPPDEFAISDELAMAQGFIKSPQQFQEGTSNLGSEDPQITGKNVISTEQEVAPEYLDSFPEDLAVQKNLPEFSSTGIEGIVKQEDVWSVGFDNQAGAIIGMEHHTSVGLVLYSRCPGMNASDVEEFLPFI; from the exons ATGAAcccagaagaccaaaaatcctcaAAATCGCCCCTTAAGCCTTCCCATTCATCTTCCACAACGGAGCCGGAGACGACGCCGTCCTTGTTACAGCCATTGATGGGTTCTCAACTGTTCCCTCCTGGGTCTTTGAGTATGGAGGATATGAGCTACTCTGGGTCTCCTTTATCTGCGTCACTCCCTTCTCCTTTAGAGGAGTTTGGAGCATTCTCTGCTATAGAACAATCAGTTTATTCTCCTTCAGAGATGTGTGAATTCGGAGCAAATCCTCTATCTGAAAGGTCTCCTACTAGACCGTCTTGTGGAGGATATACAGCTGATGACTCGGAGGAGAACATTGGAGTGCCGCAGCCTCTTGCGAGTTTACAGGAGAATCCAATACCGCCGTTTCTGTCGAAAACTTATGATCTCGTGAATGATCAGACGCTGGACCCCATTATCTCGTGGGGAAACACGGGGGAGAGCTTCGTGGTTTGGGACCCGGTGGAATTCGCTAGGGTCATACTGCCTCGGAATTTCAAGCACAACAATTTCTCCAGTTTTGTTCGGCAACTTAATACTTAT GGGTTCCGCAAGATTGATAGTGATAAGTGGGAATTCGCCAATGAAGCTTTCCGGCGAGGTGAGAGGCATCTGTTGAAGAATATACAGAGGCGCAAGTCACCCCAATCCCAGCAGGTTGGTAGCTACACTGGGCCTTCTACTGAAGTAGGAAAGTCAGAACTGGAAAGTGAAGTAGAAAGATTGAGGAAAGAGAGGAGCATGATGATGCAAGAGGTTGTAGAACTGCAGCAGCAGCAGCATGGAGCTGTTCATCATATAGAAGCAGTGAATCAAAGGCTTCAGGGAGCAGAGCAGAGGCAGAAGCAGATGATTTCATTCCTGGCAAGGTTGTTCCAGAATCCATCGTTCTTGGCCCGCCTTAGGCAAAATAAGAAACAGGGAGATATTGGTTCATCAAGGATGAAGAAGAAGTTTGTCAAGCACAAGCAACATGAGCCAGGTCAATCTGAATCACCTGTGGAAGGGCAGATTGTGAATTACAGACCAGAGTGGACAAATTTCTCATCATCCACTGTAGTCCCAACTCTAAACCTTGTTCCTGTTGAACAATCTCCTGACTACATCTTACGAGAGATGGTAGAAATGGGTCAAGATGCTGAAGCCATGGCTTTTCAAATTGAGAATGTTCCACCAGATGAGTTTGCCATATCAGATGAACTAGCAATGGCACAAGGATTTATCAAAAGCCCGCAGCAGTTTCAAGAAGGCACCTCAAACTTGGGAAGTGAAGATCCCCAGATTACAGGAAAGAATGTTATCAGTACAGAACAAGAAGTTGCTCCTGAATATTTGGATTCATTCCCTGAGGATTTGGCAGTACAGAAGAATCTTCCAGAATTTTCATCTACTGGGATTGAAGGCATTGTGAAACAAGAGGATGTATGGAGCGTGGGATTCGACAACCAAGCTG GTGCAATCATTGGGATGGAGCATCATACTTCTGTTGGATTGGTGCTGTATTCTAGATGTCCTGGCATGAATGCTTCTG ATGTTGAAGAATTCTTGCCATTTATTTAA